A stretch of the Kroppenstedtia eburnea genome encodes the following:
- the yabQ gene encoding spore cortex biosynthesis protein YabQ, producing MTLHTQWLTLGLMLGSGWLMGFMLDLYRVLSRRFRLGGWAVSLVDLLYWGVSAGLVFSLLMWSNWGELRFYIFAAILTGWLTYHTWFESWVRRGIEWSVHAVEQILRFFLRLFLVVVWRPGVAVWGLLKKLLVLGFRLLLWILRIPLCILSPLGRWLQPVGAPLVRRLEPIVRPVVQFSRTIRRWFSGKGKDHEV from the coding sequence GTGACGCTCCACACCCAGTGGCTCACCCTCGGCCTCATGTTGGGATCAGGCTGGCTGATGGGGTTCATGCTGGATTTGTACCGGGTCCTCTCCCGCCGGTTTCGGCTGGGAGGATGGGCCGTTTCTCTGGTTGATTTGCTCTATTGGGGCGTTTCGGCGGGACTGGTCTTTTCTCTTCTGATGTGGAGCAATTGGGGAGAACTCCGTTTTTATATCTTTGCCGCGATCCTCACAGGTTGGCTGACCTACCACACTTGGTTTGAAAGTTGGGTCAGGCGCGGGATCGAATGGAGCGTACATGCCGTGGAGCAGATCCTCCGCTTTTTTCTGCGGTTGTTTCTGGTGGTGGTATGGCGTCCCGGGGTCGCGGTGTGGGGTCTGTTGAAGAAGTTGCTGGTTCTGGGGTTCCGCCTGCTCCTGTGGATCTTGCGGATCCCGCTCTGTATTCTCTCTCCCTTGGGTCGATGGTTGCAACCCGTCGGAGCCCCTCTGGTCCGCCGGTTGGAACCGATCGTCCGACCCGTTGTCCAATTTTCCCGCACGATCAGGCGGTGGTTTTCGGGAAAAGGAAAGGATCATGAGGTGTAG
- a CDS encoding FtsB family cell division protein, protein MNNRGSSENVVSFHSTPSAPSTPPSSPAAPPLPRRVRLRRRIWLILMLILFLWSGSEWIIQTRAVHSKEAALVEKRRELALLEKERRELKQEINRLQDEDYLFELARKMGYGKPGEEILDVSDLP, encoded by the coding sequence ATGAACAATAGAGGGTCATCGGAGAATGTGGTTTCTTTCCATTCAACCCCATCCGCCCCGTCGACTCCCCCCTCTTCCCCCGCCGCCCCCCCTCTGCCGCGCCGGGTTCGCCTTCGCCGGCGAATCTGGCTGATCCTGATGCTTATTCTCTTTCTGTGGAGTGGAAGTGAATGGATCATCCAGACCCGGGCGGTTCACTCGAAGGAGGCGGCCTTGGTGGAGAAACGGCGGGAGCTGGCTTTATTGGAGAAGGAGCGGAGGGAGTTGAAGCAGGAGATCAACCGGCTTCAGGATGAAGACTATTTGTTCGAGTTGGCGCGAAAGATGGGATACGGCAAGCCGGGTGAGGAAATACTGGATGTGTCGGATCTCCCATAA
- a CDS encoding TrkH family potassium uptake protein encodes MHLKKLTPVQLLILIYFSASILSSFLLWLPVAQRPGVELSYLDALFTAVSAVSVTGLTVVNTADTFSLTGIIMIMAMIQFGGVGFMTVGTFLWMATGQRIGIQRRRMIMLDQNRSDLAGLVRLMRDILIISLAIEALGAVLMGIYLHLAYDYGWKAIAYGAFSSLSAYTNAGLDIFGNSLVGFRNDHFFITLNMLLIVAGGIGFPVLVELKEWFASRGRRNFRFSLFTKITVTTYIALLVLGVTGLWLLEGQHLYADQGLGQTFWNSLFYSVTMRSCGLTILDLNNFTVSSQLFLSFLMFIGASPSSVGGGIRTTTLAVVILAIFGYARGQRNIRVFHRELMDEDIRKAAVIFSIGILLVGLATVSVTALQPQQSLNTIIFEVNSAFGTTGASLGITPELTAITKGILMVLMFVGRIGLLPILFLLRGKTPPDPYRYPREQLIIGH; translated from the coding sequence ATGCATCTGAAAAAGCTGACACCGGTTCAGCTCTTGATCCTGATCTATTTTTCCGCATCGATCCTGTCCAGCTTTCTCCTCTGGCTTCCCGTCGCCCAACGGCCGGGGGTGGAGCTGAGTTATCTGGACGCTCTGTTCACCGCGGTGAGTGCCGTGAGCGTGACCGGCCTGACTGTGGTCAATACCGCAGATACGTTCAGCCTGACAGGAATCATCATGATCATGGCCATGATTCAGTTCGGCGGCGTCGGATTCATGACCGTGGGCACCTTCTTGTGGATGGCCACGGGTCAGAGAATCGGAATTCAGCGGCGGCGGATGATCATGCTGGACCAAAACCGCTCCGACCTGGCAGGTCTGGTTCGGTTGATGCGGGATATCCTGATCATCTCCCTGGCGATCGAGGCCCTGGGTGCAGTGCTTATGGGGATCTACCTTCACCTGGCCTACGACTACGGATGGAAAGCCATCGCCTACGGTGCATTCAGCTCCCTTTCTGCATATACCAATGCGGGATTGGATATATTCGGGAATTCCCTGGTCGGATTCCGGAATGATCACTTCTTTATCACTCTCAACATGTTGCTGATCGTGGCCGGCGGGATCGGCTTCCCTGTTCTGGTCGAACTGAAGGAGTGGTTTGCCTCCCGGGGCCGCCGGAATTTCCGCTTCTCCCTGTTCACCAAAATCACCGTCACCACTTATATCGCCCTGCTGGTATTGGGAGTGACGGGGTTGTGGTTGCTGGAAGGGCAACACCTGTATGCCGACCAGGGGTTGGGGCAAACTTTTTGGAACTCCCTTTTCTATTCTGTGACGATGCGAAGTTGTGGATTGACGATCCTCGATCTGAACAATTTTACGGTCTCGTCCCAACTCTTCCTCTCTTTCCTGATGTTTATCGGTGCCAGCCCTTCCAGCGTCGGTGGCGGAATCCGGACCACCACCCTGGCCGTGGTGATTTTGGCCATCTTCGGATATGCCCGGGGCCAGCGCAACATCCGGGTTTTCCACCGGGAATTGATGGACGAGGATATCCGCAAAGCTGCCGTCATCTTCTCCATCGGCATCCTCCTGGTCGGACTGGCAACCGTCTCGGTGACCGCTCTGCAACCGCAACAGTCCCTGAATACCATCATCTTTGAAGTGAATTCCGCTTTTGGCACCACCGGCGCTTCCTTGGGAATCACCCCGGAACTGACTGCCATCACCAAAGGAATTCTCATGGTGTTGATGTTCGTGGGCCGGATCGGTCTCCTTCCGATCCTGTTCCTGCTCCGGGGGAAGACCCCGCCGGATCCTTACCGCTACCCCCGGGAACAACTGATCATCGGCCATTAG
- a CDS encoding exo-beta-N-acetylmuramidase NamZ family protein, whose amino-acid sequence MWMWKRWLSAGLALTLIFGLLGSQAVDGKKKGKKRVETGLEILLDHPERLKGKKVGLITNPTGVTSDHRHGLDAMLEAGIQVVKVYGPEHGVRGSEQAGDTPGSYEDPRTGLPFINLYGKKPEEMVPLFDGVDVLIFDIQDVGTRFYTYIYTMAHAMEAAARADKTFIVLDRPNPLGGLKVEGPVLKPEYSSFVGLYPIPQRHGMTVGELARMFNGEFLPEPGDLQVIPMKGWKRSDRFEDTGLPWVLPSPNMPTTETALVYPGTGMIEGTNLSEGRGTTRPFELVGAPYIKGWELAEALNEAGLPGVSFREAYFNPTFSKYEGETVGGVQVHVEDPDAFSPVLTGLTLIQETKRLYPDQFQWRSDNWIDKLTGSDRVRKQIDAGVPADKIVAGWKNELKEFRQLRSRYLIYPPFR is encoded by the coding sequence ATGTGGATGTGGAAGCGGTGGTTGAGCGCGGGTTTGGCACTTACTCTCATCTTCGGCCTGCTCGGCTCCCAGGCTGTCGACGGGAAAAAGAAGGGCAAAAAGCGGGTGGAGACCGGATTGGAGATTCTCCTGGATCATCCTGAACGCCTCAAGGGAAAAAAGGTGGGCCTGATCACCAATCCGACGGGAGTGACCTCGGATCACCGGCACGGACTGGATGCCATGCTGGAAGCGGGGATCCAGGTGGTGAAGGTGTACGGGCCAGAGCACGGGGTTCGGGGGTCGGAACAGGCGGGGGACACTCCGGGATCCTATGAGGACCCCCGGACAGGACTCCCCTTTATCAATCTTTACGGAAAAAAACCGGAGGAGATGGTCCCCCTTTTTGACGGAGTGGATGTGCTGATCTTCGATATCCAGGATGTGGGCACCCGCTTTTATACCTATATATATACCATGGCTCACGCCATGGAAGCGGCAGCCCGGGCGGACAAGACATTTATCGTTCTGGATCGGCCCAATCCCCTCGGAGGGTTGAAGGTGGAGGGGCCGGTGCTGAAACCGGAGTACAGCTCCTTCGTCGGTCTGTACCCCATTCCCCAACGGCACGGAATGACCGTCGGGGAGCTCGCCCGCATGTTTAACGGGGAATTCCTGCCGGAACCGGGAGATCTCCAGGTGATTCCGATGAAAGGCTGGAAGCGGTCGGACCGGTTTGAGGATACAGGCCTTCCCTGGGTTCTGCCTTCTCCCAACATGCCGACAACAGAGACGGCACTCGTCTATCCCGGCACCGGGATGATCGAAGGGACCAACCTGTCCGAGGGAAGAGGAACGACCCGCCCCTTTGAACTGGTGGGAGCCCCCTATATCAAGGGGTGGGAACTGGCTGAGGCACTCAACGAGGCCGGCTTGCCCGGAGTCTCCTTCCGGGAAGCCTACTTCAACCCCACTTTCTCCAAATACGAAGGGGAGACGGTGGGAGGGGTTCAGGTGCACGTGGAGGACCCCGATGCTTTCTCCCCGGTGCTTACAGGTCTGACTCTCATCCAGGAGACCAAGCGATTGTATCCGGATCAGTTTCAGTGGCGGAGTGACAACTGGATCGACAAACTGACCGGCTCCGATCGGGTCCGCAAACAGATCGACGCAGGGGTTCCCGCCGATAAGATCGTGGCGGGCTGGAAAAACGAGCTGAAGGAATTCAGGCAATTGCGTTCCCGATACCTCATCTATCCGCCTTTTCGCTGA
- a CDS encoding DUF402 domain-containing protein — MDVTIKKIKFTTINKSYTEKVRDWQGRHCFATQYPNPDGKRIFLTYYFVKKGYTISKVFHRSGEFLYYYCDVMEMRQVGRLRYVMVDLLLDLLVYPDGRYHLIDVDEFATAIEKGQLKRRQQVHSLRTLDKMIRLQTKRAFIPKYLHEARMFPLPDSPNRK; from the coding sequence GTGGATGTTACCATAAAAAAAATCAAATTTACAACGATCAACAAATCGTATACGGAAAAGGTGCGGGATTGGCAAGGAAGGCACTGCTTCGCCACTCAGTATCCCAATCCCGACGGCAAGCGGATCTTTCTGACGTATTACTTTGTGAAGAAAGGCTACACCATCTCCAAGGTGTTCCACCGTTCCGGAGAATTCCTCTATTACTACTGTGACGTGATGGAAATGCGGCAGGTGGGTCGGCTGCGCTATGTGATGGTGGACCTTCTCCTCGATTTACTCGTCTATCCCGATGGCAGGTATCATTTGATCGATGTGGACGAGTTTGCAACTGCCATTGAGAAGGGGCAGTTGAAAAGGAGGCAGCAGGTCCATTCTCTCCGGACGCTGGACAAAATGATCCGCCTGCAGACCAAGCGCGCCTTTATCCCGAAATATCTCCACGAGGCCCGGATGTTTCCCCTGCCGGATTCCCCCAACCGAAAATGA
- the spoIIE gene encoding stage II sporulation protein E: MQMLTAGLGTYLSRTLQKLVPDRTGTRTWQSRILNTWNLPVIAMGFLLGRAMILDTISPFALAYMGVVIHLTRRQWPLSMIALILGAATLGAGQGAWIAGTAIWFLVMQKVFHMMGKGHLNFAPFVVLTTNAGAHLLRLYLEGWTSYTGMLAGVDVLLSFILTFIFVQSLPLFTLRKKKFSLRHEEIVCLVILAGSVVTGMLGWKVADLSVVHVVSRYLILVLALVGGGMLGASVGVVTGMILSLADPGAMAQISLLAFAGLLAGLFKEARRWGVAIGFVLGTLVLTLYGGGTQEVWISLQETVLAMLLFLLTPKGAVDTIARLVPGTSENESARQEYTRRLRDVTAAKVEQFTELFSEMARSFREDATRSPNDDEQHMNRFIDEVMDRSCRTCHLYRQCWEKKFVSTYNGMTDLMAMVELNGPEKALRVPRAWSEHCVKAEKVLQLIREGYGTYEQDMLWRDKLKETRRIVSEQLEGVSEVMEGLAAEIRNETHVMAAQEEQIHQALEDLGLSIQRVEVINLEEGKVEIEVALPHTDALDECRKLVAPLVTEIVGEPITVQRKVIQGRSAGAVVTLGSAQRFEVKTGVAGAAKGGHWLSGDSYCYMNVGTGKYAVAISDGMGNGTRAQQESSAALQLLRKLLQSGMKEEKAVETINSILSLRSTDEMFATIDLAMVDLNSAGSRFLKIGSTPGFVKRGNEVMMIAAGNPPLGILHDIDVEPVEFQLQPGDLVVMMTDGIYDAPRHASNKEACMKRLIAEIKTKDPQGFADCLLEQVIRHHDGEIEDDMTVVVSKVETYVPEWATIRIPGVNRVEREHVAGL, encoded by the coding sequence ATGCAGATGTTGACCGCCGGACTGGGGACTTATCTTTCCCGTACTCTGCAAAAACTGGTTCCGGACCGAACCGGGACACGGACCTGGCAGAGCAGGATCCTGAACACTTGGAACCTCCCTGTCATCGCGATGGGATTTCTCCTGGGACGGGCGATGATTCTGGATACGATCTCGCCCTTCGCCCTGGCTTATATGGGCGTGGTGATTCACCTGACCCGGCGCCAGTGGCCACTCTCCATGATCGCTCTCATCCTCGGTGCAGCCACATTGGGGGCGGGACAGGGGGCGTGGATCGCGGGGACGGCGATCTGGTTCCTGGTCATGCAAAAGGTGTTTCACATGATGGGAAAGGGACACCTCAATTTCGCCCCTTTCGTGGTATTGACCACCAACGCAGGGGCCCACCTCCTTCGCCTCTATCTGGAGGGTTGGACCTCGTACACCGGGATGTTGGCGGGAGTGGATGTCCTCCTCTCCTTCATCCTGACTTTTATCTTCGTCCAGTCATTGCCACTGTTCACCCTGCGAAAGAAGAAGTTCTCCCTCCGGCATGAGGAGATTGTCTGCCTGGTGATCCTGGCGGGATCGGTGGTCACCGGGATGCTGGGGTGGAAGGTGGCGGATCTGTCCGTGGTTCATGTGGTGTCCCGGTATCTGATCCTGGTGCTGGCCTTGGTCGGAGGCGGGATGCTGGGAGCATCCGTGGGGGTCGTCACCGGAATGATCCTCAGTCTGGCCGATCCCGGGGCCATGGCTCAGATCAGCTTGTTGGCCTTTGCCGGACTGTTGGCGGGACTGTTCAAGGAGGCGAGGCGGTGGGGGGTGGCGATCGGATTTGTATTGGGCACCCTGGTCCTCACTCTCTACGGGGGAGGCACCCAGGAGGTTTGGATCTCCCTGCAGGAGACGGTCTTGGCGATGCTCCTCTTTCTCCTCACTCCAAAGGGAGCGGTGGACACCATCGCCCGCTTGGTTCCGGGCACCTCGGAAAACGAATCGGCCCGCCAGGAGTATACCCGGCGATTGCGTGATGTCACAGCGGCCAAAGTGGAACAATTCACAGAGCTGTTCAGTGAAATGGCCCGCAGTTTCCGGGAAGATGCCACACGGAGCCCGAATGATGATGAACAACACATGAACCGGTTTATCGATGAAGTGATGGACCGTTCGTGCCGAACCTGCCATCTGTATCGACAGTGCTGGGAGAAAAAGTTTGTCTCCACGTACAACGGGATGACTGATCTGATGGCCATGGTGGAGTTGAACGGCCCGGAGAAGGCACTCCGTGTCCCCCGGGCCTGGTCTGAGCACTGTGTCAAGGCGGAAAAAGTGCTCCAGCTGATCCGGGAAGGCTACGGCACCTATGAGCAAGATATGTTGTGGCGGGACAAACTGAAGGAGACGCGCCGCATCGTCTCGGAACAGTTGGAAGGGGTCTCCGAGGTGATGGAAGGGCTGGCGGCGGAGATCCGAAACGAAACCCATGTGATGGCGGCCCAGGAGGAGCAGATTCACCAGGCGTTGGAGGATCTGGGCCTGTCCATTCAGCGGGTGGAAGTGATCAACCTGGAAGAGGGGAAGGTGGAAATCGAGGTCGCCTTGCCCCACACCGACGCCCTCGACGAATGCCGAAAACTGGTGGCGCCGCTGGTGACGGAAATCGTGGGGGAACCGATCACCGTGCAACGGAAGGTGATCCAGGGACGCTCAGCGGGTGCGGTGGTCACGCTGGGTTCCGCCCAACGTTTCGAAGTGAAAACCGGGGTGGCCGGAGCGGCCAAGGGGGGACACTGGCTGTCCGGTGACAGTTACTGTTACATGAATGTGGGCACCGGGAAATACGCCGTCGCCATCAGCGACGGAATGGGAAACGGAACCCGGGCCCAACAAGAGTCCAGCGCGGCTTTGCAACTGTTGCGGAAGCTGCTTCAATCCGGGATGAAGGAAGAGAAGGCGGTGGAGACGATCAACTCGATTTTGAGTCTGCGCTCGACAGACGAGATGTTCGCCACCATTGATCTGGCCATGGTCGATCTCAATTCAGCCGGATCCCGCTTTCTCAAAATCGGCTCCACCCCCGGTTTTGTGAAACGGGGGAACGAGGTGATGATGATTGCCGCCGGAAATCCGCCGCTGGGGATTTTGCACGATATCGATGTGGAGCCGGTGGAATTTCAGCTGCAGCCGGGGGATCTGGTGGTGATGATGACCGACGGCATCTATGATGCCCCCCGTCATGCTTCCAACAAGGAAGCATGCATGAAGCGGTTGATCGCCGAGATCAAAACCAAGGATCCCCAGGGATTTGCCGACTGCCTGTTGGAGCAAGTGATCCGGCATCATGACGGGGAGATCGAAGATGACATGACCGTGGTGGTGTCCAAGGTGGAAACCTATGTGCCCGAATGGGCCACGATTCGCATCCCGGGAGTGAACCGGGTGGAACGGGAGCATGTGGCGGGTTTGTGA
- the tilS gene encoding tRNA lysidine(34) synthetase TilS, translated as MLEQMKKTILAHHMLPEGSSVLVGVSGGPDSTALLHALSRIAPTHGWKVAAVHVNHGLRGENSLGDEKYVRTCCEHWQIPCHVEQVGVRQVLAQKGGNKQAVARSLRYAAFLRVARRVGAECLALAHQADDQVETLLMRLIRGTGPAGLAGIPATREWRGLRIVRPLLEVWRSDVEAYCTRYGLTPRLDESNRDPRHTRNRIRHHLLPGLESYNSRVKEVLFQLAHLAADEEKHWASLVEKEARRVITDSGQQWFEVDSRAFLELGVALQRRVIKLILNCLVEDDENETVTLDGVERIRRLAMSSDPSGETALPGGVRAERIYRQLRILRAASAARDEEGEKMAPTRLPIPGEVRYPAGRIRVWTDSRPPFSPTKDRALFDLDQLEAAPVVRPRRPGDRVQPLGMNGTKKVKEALIDAKVPRRLRDGIPLLTCGEEVIWVPGVVRSGHAGVTEETRRFLCLEWQWENDAPDQGEP; from the coding sequence ATGCTGGAGCAGATGAAGAAGACCATCCTGGCCCATCACATGCTTCCCGAGGGGAGCTCGGTGCTGGTGGGGGTTTCCGGCGGTCCGGACTCCACCGCACTCCTTCACGCCCTTTCCCGGATCGCCCCTACCCACGGCTGGAAGGTGGCGGCGGTTCATGTGAATCACGGCTTGCGGGGGGAAAACAGCCTGGGGGACGAGAAGTATGTTCGAACCTGCTGTGAACACTGGCAGATCCCCTGTCATGTCGAACAGGTGGGGGTCCGACAGGTGCTCGCGCAAAAGGGCGGAAATAAACAGGCCGTGGCCCGGAGTCTTCGCTACGCCGCCTTTCTCAGAGTGGCCCGGAGGGTCGGTGCCGAGTGTCTGGCCCTGGCCCATCAGGCGGACGATCAAGTGGAAACATTGCTGATGCGATTGATCCGGGGAACCGGACCGGCGGGATTGGCCGGGATCCCGGCCACCCGGGAGTGGCGGGGGCTCCGGATCGTCCGCCCTCTACTGGAAGTGTGGCGCTCCGATGTGGAAGCCTATTGCACCCGGTACGGGCTCACTCCCCGTCTCGATGAAAGCAACCGGGATCCCCGCCACACCCGGAATCGCATCCGGCACCACCTTCTTCCCGGGCTGGAGAGTTACAATTCCCGGGTCAAAGAAGTACTTTTCCAATTGGCACATCTGGCGGCGGATGAAGAAAAGCACTGGGCAAGTCTGGTGGAAAAGGAAGCGCGGCGCGTCATCACCGACAGCGGGCAACAATGGTTTGAGGTGGATTCTCGGGCGTTTCTGGAGCTGGGAGTCGCTTTACAAAGAAGGGTGATTAAACTAATATTAAATTGTCTTGTGGAAGATGATGAAAATGAAACGGTCACCCTTGACGGAGTGGAAAGAATCAGGAGACTGGCCATGTCGTCGGATCCTTCGGGAGAAACTGCCCTTCCCGGAGGTGTCCGGGCGGAGCGGATCTACCGACAGCTCCGGATTCTGAGGGCAGCGTCGGCCGCCCGGGATGAAGAGGGGGAAAAAATGGCCCCCACCCGGCTTCCGATTCCGGGGGAGGTGCGTTATCCCGCCGGTCGAATCCGGGTGTGGACCGACTCCCGCCCCCCTTTTTCACCGACGAAGGATCGCGCTCTTTTCGACCTCGACCAACTGGAAGCAGCCCCGGTTGTACGTCCGCGGCGACCTGGAGACCGGGTTCAACCCTTGGGCATGAACGGGACAAAAAAGGTGAAGGAAGCCCTGATCGATGCCAAAGTTCCCCGCCGGCTCCGCGACGGAATTCCCTTGCTCACCTGCGGGGAAGAAGTGATCTGGGTTCCCGGTGTGGTCCGTTCCGGACACGCAGGAGTAACGGAAGAGACACGTCGTTTCCTGTGCCTGGAGTGGCAGTGGGAGAATGATGCTCCGGATCAGGGGGAGCCTTGA
- the hpt gene encoding hypoxanthine phosphoribosyltransferase yields MHEDIREVLLSESDIQEKVKELGARLTKDYSGLNPLCICVLKGAAPFMSDLVRAIDTDLEMDYMAVSSYGASTSSSGVVRIVKDLDTAVEGRHVIVVEDIIDSGLTLSYLLDLLRRRNAASVKVATLLDKPARRTTGLKPDYCGFEVPDEFVVGYGLDYAEKYRNLPYIGVLKENVYSD; encoded by the coding sequence ATGCACGAAGACATCCGAGAAGTATTGTTGTCCGAATCTGACATCCAGGAAAAAGTGAAAGAACTGGGCGCCCGGCTGACCAAAGATTACAGCGGCTTAAACCCCCTCTGCATCTGTGTGCTGAAGGGGGCGGCTCCGTTTATGAGTGATTTGGTCCGGGCGATTGACACCGATCTGGAGATGGATTACATGGCGGTCTCCAGCTATGGGGCTTCCACCTCTTCCTCCGGCGTGGTCCGGATTGTGAAGGATTTGGACACGGCTGTGGAAGGGCGCCATGTGATCGTGGTGGAGGATATCATCGACAGCGGACTGACTCTGAGTTATTTGCTCGATCTGTTGCGCCGCAGGAATGCGGCTTCCGTCAAAGTGGCAACACTGTTGGATAAACCCGCACGGCGCACCACCGGGCTGAAACCCGATTATTGCGGTTTCGAGGTTCCCGACGAGTTTGTGGTGGGTTATGGTTTGGACTATGCGGAAAAATACCGGAACCTGCCTTATATCGGTGTGCTTAAAGAGAATGTATACAGCGACTGA